ACTCAAGACAATCCATACTGAACAGCTCCAGTGTTCCGGTGAGCAGCTGCAGCTACAGCTACAGCTGCGGCACCTACAGGACCAAACTGAGATTGCGCGTGCAGTAATTTTGAATCTATCGAGTTTAATTGATCTACTTTGGCGGGTGGCGGGTAGTATGGGTTCGTATTGACTTCAATGGCCATGCCCGGAGAAGACTTTGCTGCTAAGTTGCACTGTTCGGGTTGGGGTTGCAGTTTAGCATGTGATTCATACCTCTGCACCTCCACTCCAGCCTTGTCTTGATTGGCAGTATGAATTCTGAAGAAGCAGTGTGGAGAGACAGACTGAGGAGGAACTGCGTTTCTGTATAACATCCTCGGATCATACATTTCCTTCACATTTCTGCCATTCTCGTATGGAAGAATTGGTCCAACAACTCGCCCAGGTTTTGCTGTAGGGTAAGGAAAATTATTAACACTACTAGAgcataaacaaaacaaacagatgcACCAATGCTATATGCTATGCCATGCTGGGGTTTTATTTGAACCTGGGCGTGACATGGCTAGTAAATCATACGAATGACAAAAATAAAGTCATTTGTGCTTCTGAAACTCATATTCCGAAGGGCCAGAACATGCTGCTTGTTAGGCAATAGTGTCAGAAGAAGTGGTGttgcagaaaaagaaagagcATAAATTGGGTTATTGATAAATCATCACTAGATCATGATAAATTCTGCCAATTCTAATTTGAAATTGCATACCTTAAAATAAGATTAGCTAGGTATTATTACAAGGCAGTGGATTACCTGTTGGCACCCTCGGTGGTGGCCTTGAAACTTTTGGTGCATTTCCAGAAATTGTGTCCGTTACTCTAAAACTGCTAGAAGCCTCTTGTGTCTGTCGGTTCTCATACGAGACCAAATTTGACTGTGCATTAGGGGGGACTGTACTTGAGTGAACGGTGGATCTGAAAACAAGGACATCGATAATCAaagaaaaaatcccaaaatcaaCATTTTTACCTGATGATAGCACAAGACTAACATTGACCAACACCAAAAGGAGCTTGAAAATAACATACCGTGGAAGGGAGACATGCTTCCTCTCTGGAGGAATAACCGGTCCACTTTTCCCACCATTTTCCTCAAGATAAGCAAACTGCTTTCTGAATTGGCCTATTGCACTGCATTGaagaaatattataaatattatGGAAACAGCAAACTCTATATGACGAAAAACTGTGATAGGATTGTtaagaaataaaatttcaacCTCGGATACATAAAACTTGTGCCTTCAGTCCCATTCATGTAGTCCTTAAGTAGCTGAGGATGGTATTCTAGTATTTCCCGGTAAATTAGCTCCCTGATGTCCTCCTTTGTGACTCTACgcctttcaaattcaaattccatcttcGAAATAGGCTGACAAGAAGGTTCTCTCTCAACTTTGGCTAGACCCTTGAAGTAAGGATCAGCTAGTGCCTGTgtaaaacaaagagaaaaagtTTTAGTCCACCTCTGTTAAACAAAGAGAAGAACAAGCTCCCCAAATCTACTTGCTAGATGCATTTTTAGTAAATCTTTATCTGGCACAAACCTGCTCAGCAGTTGGTCTATCCTTTGGGTCAAAAGCCAATAGCCTTTGTAATAGGCGCAGTGCTAGAGGATCTGCTTTAGGAAATTTTTGTGTAAACGGCACAGGAGGTTTTCTCTGCATTTCCAAGTATTTCCTTGCCTTCTCATTTCTAACCTGAATGTAAAGAAATAGCCATAGCATTAGTAACTAGAGAAAAAACAGCAAACTCACCAATATGCATGTGTGCTTTTGAGTGAGTGAGAGactgaatgagagagagagagagagagagagaggaataaATGGCACATACTCCAGAGATGGTCTCGAGCGGAGGTGTTCCGAGGAGATCAGTGATCAAATCTAATTGATGAATAACGCTTTTACCCGGAAACAATGGCTTCCCTGTCAATACCTCGGCAAAGATGCAGCCAATACTCCATATATCAATTGCAGGTGTGTACTGCATACAAGAAGCAAGCAAAAATCAGATCATCGAACCAGAATTAGAAAGCTCATGAAGCACTTGAACCACTCCAGAGAAACGGACATAACCTGACTCAATTACCTGACTGACAGATACAACTTCCAGGAGAATTCAATAGTCCTCCCTGAACAAGAATTATTATAATCTAGTATTACTGCTTACTATAAAGCACTCAGAAGAGAAAACACTCCAGACAGAAATAAATGCATGATTTCATCTATGTCAAGCCAAGTAAATTTCCAATGCTTATTTGGCTCTAAATTGCCAATCAAACTTCTTATTTCAAAAGTAAACTCACTTTAAAACAAGTTGAAAATAAATGTATTTAGGCAACGCCACAAGAGACTGTGAGACGAGAAAGGTCAATAACAAACCATACAGCATCATAACAAcacctccaaaaaaaaaaaaggagcatGATCTATTTATATTGGCATTGGCTCTGAAATCTGAACACAAGTCACTGATGTTAGAAAAGGCATACCTTGGAAAGGAATGACCCACATAATTCTGGAGCTCTATACCATCTTGTAGCAACATAGTCCTATAAGTGCATCAAAGAAGCAACATCAATGCCATTATTTATTGCGCAGGATTGAAACAattaacaagtaataaaattctGTTAAAGGAAATTGGAGATTGAAAATGACTCACTGTCCAAAATATTGTTGTTGGAGTATCATTAAAGGCAACTCTTGCTAGTCCAAAATCACAAACTTTGAGCTTGCAATTTGCATTTGCCAGTATATTTTTTGGCTTAAGATCTCGATGATACACATTTGCTGCAACCAAAACACTAATTCTTAGGTCATAGTGCAGACCTAATCATGAAATTCACTCTTGGGTttccataaataataaaaaactaaaatgagAATATATCTACCATTGAAGAATTAATACAACTATGGAGACATTCGATATTTAaacacattatttatgaaatttaacaATTTATGGGAAAAACCAATAAAGAACAATGAGCATAAATGAGAAAAACAGGAGAGTCACCTGTATGCATATATTTCAAAGCACGTAACATCTGGTAAAGAAAGAATTGAAGGTGTTCGCGGGTCAAGTCATCATTAGCCTTGATAACTTGGTGAAGATCTGACTCCATGAGctcaaaaacaacataaatatcTTTGAACTCTTTCTTTGAAGGTGGCAACATGATCCTCTTAATTTCAACAATATCAGGATGTCTTAAAAGTCTAAGCAACTTAACTTCACGCAAGATCCTAAAGGCATCAGAGATGTGCTCAAAGATATCATGTATTTTCTTTATTGCAACTTTCTCCCCAGTATGTGTGTCAATAGCTGCACAAACAACCCCATAACTTCCCTTCCCTATGACTTCGAGAATCTTATATCTATTAGCTTCACCATATTCGGTGAAAAAGTCCATCTCTTTCAGCTCctgaaaaatagaaagaataCATTTAGAAAAACACGTGCATATATTATACacataaatttcaaaaatcaaacaaattctAACTTCCTTTTGTACAACAAAATACAATGTCATAACATAAGTTTTATGACAGACTAGGTGGTAAGCAGAAAAATCCAGCAAATTTTTTATGATCCGAAAAAAAAACAGCCTAAGATAGATCACAAAAGCACCAATTATTTCATAACAAATGCTTCTTCCTCAGGTCAAGGTTTCATTCACGTATCTCAGTTGAAGAGTTATGTTAAAGAGTTACCAAGACACCATTTCTGTTCAAACAGGAACCAAAGACATACATTGTGATAACTATACTCATACGGCCCTCCAACAAAGTAATAGAATCAGGTGCCAGAAGAAAAGGGAGCAGAGTAAAACAGTATGCTATGGTGGAGTACAGTTATAAAAAGACTAGATTCCTTGCTTTGAAATGCAGTTCCACAACaaagaaacagaaaacaaaaaataaaacacaatctGACCAAAACCACATAAAAAGAATATCCAAAGCACATTCTTTAATTAAACCATTCTGCTTGTAAGAGTGACCAAAACAAgataaatagctcaaaaaatTACTACAAAAACAGTAGCATCAACAGAAAACACAATAGAAATAGCAATTGAACAGTTCACCCAAGAAACAggaaactggaaaaaaaaaatgccacCAAAAAACCAAACTGGGCTTAGTATTAGTCTTACAGGCATTGATAATATGGTGAAAATTCAGGCTTACAAAAcccaataaaataatattaaagaaAATCATAAATCCATTAAATTTTGAATGATATCTTTCAAATTCCCGAACACATTCTCTTAGCAGTCAAATGGATGATGATAACCCCAACCCAGGTCTTGAAAAAGCCCAAAAAAttccagagagagagaaagataccTTATTTTGGTGATCAGGACGCATCATCTTCGTCTTGCTCTTCTAGTAATCGAACAAAATTCGAACTCGAAGGAAAACGACGACTGATAAAGTTCTAGATACAAAATCTTTGTATGAAGAAGTCCAAGAAGAAaactaaactatccacatttgcACCAGTCCGAACGACGAGGCCAAAGTCCTTTCTAGCACAAACAAATACACCACCAACCTCCTCTCTCATCCAAATCCACACCCTCCCCTCAATTCCCCAATTTCCCCAAGATCCAGCAATcccaaaatcaaccccaaatTCAGAAATTTCAATAACAAACTGAAACGGAAACCCTAGAAACTTTGGAAAAATCCAATTTCCAAACCCCCAGGATTGTTCGAAATTTGAAATTGGAAACCCTAGGCTCTCTTTGGGAACGAGAGATCCAGCAGGGCGGCAGTGGCGGTGGCGGATCGGAGAGCAGTGGAAGGGAATTCAAAGAAAGGAGCGGAGAGAGATGGTCGTATTTGCTTAAATTTTGGggatttaattgataattttgatttttttcgtTTTATCCACCACAACggacattttttttatattttgaaatttcTCCGTCCAATTAATCTCTTTACAAAGTGTGTACGGTGTACTGCTGGCGTATATGTCAGTGGCCGTATTGGTAATTCATTCAAATATCATGCCTCTTTGGATGTTTAGACATAGAGAATAATAAATTCCATCTTATCCTATTTGAATCCACTAAACTATATTTACACGTGTTGAGACTTTTTAcgagcttttttatttttacgatGAAGTTAATATTTGTCCTAAATATTCTATTTTTTCGTCTAATTATAA
This window of the Malus domestica chromosome 03, GDT2T_hap1 genome carries:
- the LOC103432087 gene encoding mitogen-activated protein kinase 19-like; its protein translation is MMRPDHQNKELKEMDFFTEYGEANRYKILEVIGKGSYGVVCAAIDTHTGEKVAIKKIHDIFEHISDAFRILREVKLLRLLRHPDIVEIKRIMLPPSKKEFKDIYVVFELMESDLHQVIKANDDLTREHLQFFLYQMLRALKYMHTANVYHRDLKPKNILANANCKLKVCDFGLARVAFNDTPTTIFWTDYVATRWYRAPELCGSFLSKYTPAIDIWSIGCIFAEVLTGKPLFPGKSVIHQLDLITDLLGTPPLETISGVRNEKARKYLEMQRKPPVPFTQKFPKADPLALRLLQRLLAFDPKDRPTAEQALADPYFKGLAKVEREPSCQPISKMEFEFERRRVTKEDIRELIYREILEYHPQLLKDYMNGTEGTSFMYPSAIGQFRKQFAYLEENGGKSGPVIPPERKHVSLPRSTVHSSTVPPNAQSNLVSYENRQTQEASSSFRVTDTISGNAPKVSRPPPRVPTAKPGRVVGPILPYENGRNVKEMYDPRMLYRNAVPPQSVSPHCFFRIHTANQDKAGVEVQRYESHAKLQPQPEQCNLAAKSSPGMAIEVNTNPYYPPPAKVDQLNSIDSKLLHAQSQFGPVGAAAVAVAAAAHRNTGAVQYGLS